The nucleotide window ATCGCGAGGCGGCGGCCGCCCTCGGGCTACGGGTCGGCGATCCGGCCGTTCTCGACGCCCGCATGCTGCGCGTCGGGGAGGATCGCATCGTCTCCCGCGCTATCGACAACCGGATCGGGGCATTCGTGGTACTCGAAGCCCTGCGCTTGCTCGCTGGACGCGACCCGCGACCGGGCGCGTGTGTGGCCGCGGTGGCGACGACGCAGGAGGAGATCGGGTATCACGGAGGCGGCGCCCGCACCAGCGCTCACCGATTCCGCCCCGAAATCGCGTTGGTGGTGGACGTGACCTTCGCCACCGACTCGCCGCAGATGGACAAGAACCAGGTCGGCGAGCACAAGCTGGGCGGGGGCCCGGTGCTCGGCCGCGGATCGGCCATCCACCCCCTCGTCTTCGAGCGGCTCGCGGAGGTCGCCAGATCCGCATCCATCCCGCACACGATTCAGGCGAATGCCCGGGCCACCCATACGGACGCGGACGCGATTCACCTGTCCCGCGATGGCGTAGCGACGGGAGTCGTGTCTGTCCCGAACCGATACATGCATTCGCCCAACGAGATGGTCTCGCTCGCTGACCTCGAGGCGGCTGCACGCCTGCTGGCAGAGTTCGTTATCTCGCTCGACGCCGGGTCCGACTTCATCCCCCGCTGATCGGCATGGCTCTTCCCTGTCGGGAGGCGTGTCCGCGATGCACACGATAGACGAGATCGACGTTCAAGGGACGGTGGAGGCCTGTTTTCGGGCCGGCGCCGACGTAGAGCGCTGGCCTGAAATCCTCCCCCACTACCGCTGGGTGCGATTCCACGAGAAGCGCGGCTTCGGCACCGGACGTGTCGAGATGGCGGCGCGCAGGGATTTTGGCCCCCTCCGCTATCCGGTCTGGTGGGTGTCCGAGATGAATGTCGACGAGGCCCGCCCCGCGGTGCGCTACCGCCACGTGGCCGGGGTCACCACCGGCATGGACGTGGAATGGACCTTCCATGCGCTGGCGGGCGGAAGAACGCGGATCCGCATCGTACACGACTGGGCCGAGGGGCCGCAGTGGCCGCTGCCCCGCTTCGTACGCCGGATGATCGCCGACGCCATCATCGGTCCGGTCTTCATCCATCATATCGCCGGGCGCACCCTGAACGGGATTCGCCGGCAGGTCGAGAAGTCACGCGAGCAGGAGAGAGTTGCATGATCGCACCCCATCGGGCGGGGATACACGACGAGGGCGGCGACCAGACGGGCGCCGCCCGCCGCGTGGTGGTCACGGGAATCGGTTGCGTCACCCCGATCGGATCGGGCCCCGAAGGTCTGTGGGAGGGGCTGCGTCGTCGTCGATCGGCGGTGAGGAAGATCGATCGCTTCGACCCCAGCCCGTTTCGCAGTCACATCGCGGCGCAGATCGACGACTTCGATCCGCTCGATTACATGGAGCGCTCCAGGGCTCGCCGCCTCGACCGGTTCGCCCAGCTCGCGGTGGCATCTTCGCGGATGGCCCTGCAGGACGCCGGGCTCGATCCGACCGAGCTGCGGGGGGAACGGGTGGCGGTGCAGATGGGATCGGCGCTCGGAGGGATGAGCTTCGGCGAGGACCAGCTCCTGCGCTTCCACCGGGACGGAGTCAAGGCGGTGGAAACCATGCTCGCACTCACCGTCTTCTGCGGCTCCGCCTCGTGCAACGTGGCGATCGAGTTCGGTTTCACGGGCCCGAATTCGACCAACGCGATGAGCTGTGCGTCGGGGGCGATCGCGATCGGCGAGGCGTGGCGGTATGTGCGTGACGGCAGCGCGGATCTGGCCCTGGCGGGCGGGATCGAGGCCCCCCTGGCTCCACTCTGCTATGGGGCATTCGCCATCATCCGCGCGATGTCTACCCGCAACGACGATCCGGAGCGGGCGAGCCGCCCCTTCGACGCCGAGCGGGACGGGTTCGTCATGGGCGAAGGCGCGGCGGTCCTGCTGCTCGAAGAGCGCTCGCATGCGCTGGCGCGCGGCGCGCGCATCTACGCGGAGCTGCTCGGCTACGGCAACACCAACGATGCCCACCACATGACCGCACCCCGTCCCGACGGACGGGAAGCCGCCCGCGCGATGCGCCTCGCGCTGACCGCAGCCGGAGTCCAGCCGCACCAGATCGACTACGTCAACGCTCACGCCTCCTCCACCCCCCTCAACGACCCTACCGAGAGCCACGTCATCCGCGAAGTGCTGGGCGAGCAGACCGACCGCGCCGCCGTGAGCGGAACCAAGGGCTACTACGGTCACGCCCTCGGTGCCAGCGGCGCGATCGAGGCCGCCATCACCGCTCTCGCCATCCAGCGCAGCTGGATCCCTCCCACGCTCAACCTCGAGAGCCCCGACCCCGCGTGTGACCTCCCCCACGTGACCGGCGAAGGCCAAACCCGGGAGATCCGGTACGCGATCTCCAATTCCTTCGGCTTCGGCGGGATCAACGCCTCGCTCGTGCTCGGCAAAAGCTAAATTTCGCGCTGCGGGAACTTCCCTCCGATTCGAGACTACTAATCCCAAATCGGTCGGACGAGCGGATAATTATTCCCCCTAGAGGTTTGACTTCCCGTGCCTGCAGCAATATATTGTGCGGGTTATGACCTATCTTTCCGGGGCAGAGAATCCGTACGTGTGACCGCAGGGGCGGTGAGCGTCGCAAACCGACGAGGCTCGCTGCCCCTGTTGTTTTCCCATTCGAACGAGCCGAACTATGTTCTTCAGCTCCCGAGCCCTCGATTCCTTTGACCAGTACCTGCACGACGTCGAGAAGTACCCCCTGATCGATGATCCGGAAGAGGAACGAAGACTGGCACGGAAGGCGCGGGCCGGTGACAAGGCAGCAGCGGAGAGACTGGTAACGGCGAATCTGCGATTCGTCATCTCTTATGTGAAGAAGTACCAGGGGCGGGGTCTGGGGTTGGCCGAGCTGGTCTGCATCGGCAACGAGGGGCTGCTCAAAGCCGTCAAGAAGTTCGACCCCGAGAAGGGGGTCAAGTTCATCTCCTACGCTGTCTGGTGGATCCGCCAGACGGTCCTTCAAGCGCTGGCCGAGCAGACCCGCTCGGTGCGCATCCCGTTGAATCAGAACTCTAACCTCGTGCGCCTTTCGCGCACGGAGACCGCGCTGACCCAGACGCTCGGCCGCACTCCGACGGACCAGGAGATTGCGGACGAGATGGCGGAGCCGGTGGAGACGATCCGTGCCCTGCGCCGGGTGGCGGCCAGCGAGCTCTCACTGGACGCCCCGCTCGACCGGGGCGATCGCGATTCATCCTCCTTCGGGGAGCGGTTCGCGGGCTCCGAGGCGGAGGAGATCGAGGAAGAGGTCGAGTTTCAGGCGCGCCGTGAGTTCCTGGAGAAGATGTTCGAGAAGTACCTGACGGAGCGCGAGCGGAAGATCCTCTACCTCTACTATGGTCTGGACGAGGGTGAGGAGCGGACGCTGGAAGAGATCGGAATGCTGCTCGGGGTCACTCGCGAGCGCATTCGCCAGATTCGCAACCGGGCGTTCGAGAAGCTCCGGGAGAGCCCGGACGGGGCGGCGCTCGAAGGATTCTGGGCAGTCTCCTGAGCCGAACGTCGGTCTCGTTGCCCCGTGTCGCGGAGTGGTGAAGCGGGCTCGCCGAGATCCCATCCTTTACGCAGCGATCCACGATCGCCGGCACGGGTCGCTGGGTAAAGCAGCGGGGGATCGGAAGTCATCTTCCGATCCCCCGCTTTTGCTTCCCACCTCGAGGCCGCGGTTCCGACGTAATCCTGGTGTTGTCTATTCGTTCAGCGGCAGTACGACGCGCCAATCGTCGGCCGCTGCCGGCACTGTCACCGACTGCGTCCTTTCAGTCCCGATCGACACATCCATTCTCCGAATCGTCGGCGGCAGGGTGAGACGGTAGCTCGCGCGGGACTCCTCGGCATTCTCGATCAGCATCCCCCCGGGCAGGACCATCAGACTCTCCCCGTTGCCGTTGGTGATCTGTGCCGTGGCGCGATCCAGCGGAAGGACCTGGATCAGCAGCTGCCCTGCCACCTGACGCGACTGCAGCGAGAGCCGGAAGGTCTCCCCCGAAGCCGGGAACGACACCACCGAGCCGCCTGGCCCGATCACGGCGGGAGGCAGGACCGGCACCGCTGCCGGCGCTGCCCTCCCAACCCCGAGGTCGAAGGGGAGGACGCCGACCACGCGGGCGCGCACCGCGTCGACGGAGAGCGTGATCACCATCACGCCGCTGATGGCCGCGGCGACCGCCCACGTGCGGCGCGCCCGAACGGCCGACTGGTGACGCGTCTCGGCCGCGCGCAGGGCGCTGCGCGCCCTGGCCCGCTCCACCGCCGAAGGTGGTGTCGCGGTCCGCAAAGAGCGGAGATACCGCGTGACCTCGCGCGAGTGGCCTTCCACCTCGGCAAGGCGTGCGCGACAGCCGGGGCACCCGAGCAGATGGCGCTCCATGCGTTCCGAAGTCGCCTCGTCGAGCTCGCCATCCAGTCGCCGGACGAGATCCCCGAGCGACGGGTGGCGTGAACGTCTGGTTGCCGTCATAAGTCGACCTCGGATCTGGAGAGTTCCCGGGCGAGCTTGTTGAGGGCGCGTGCGATCATGCTTCCGACCGACTTCGTGGTGGTTCCTACCGCCTCGGCAATCTCCCTGTGGGTAAAGCCTTCTTCCCGCATCAGGAGCAGCGTGCGATCGCGGAGGCTCAGCGCATCCAGCGCCCGGTGCACCAGGGCCCGCCGTTCTGCGAGCTCCAGCGCGCGTTCCGGATCCGGAGGGTGCGAGGTTGCCACGAGCAGCTCCGCGGACTCGTCCAGCAGCTCTCGCCGTCGGCGGCTGACACGAGAGTCGTCCCGGACCAGGTTCGTTGCCACCCGGAAGAGCCAGGCGCGGAGTTGGTGCTCGGCGGGCCGTCGCTCGACCAGGCGGATGAAGCATTCCTGGGCAACATCGGCCGCGAGGTCGGGGTCGCCCGTGAGGTTCGCCAGATAGCGATAGAGGCCGTCGTACTGGGCCTCGAAGATCGACTCGACATTCACGCGCTTCAGAAGGTGAAGCGTACGCCCACGAGAGGGAGCCGCGGAATTCCGGGCTCGAAGCGATCGATCACCCCATCCCCGCACTCCCCTTCCATGCCGCGCGTCGCAGCGCACCCCGTGCTGCCGGCGTAAGTCACCGCGTTGTTCCGCCCGAGAGCGTTGCGGAGCTGGGCGTAGGCGGTAACATCCCATGTGCCCACCGTGCGAGTGATCTCGGCCACGAGATCGAGACTCGCGTACGCCGGCGTTCGCATCGCATTCGCCTCTCCCAACCGTACGACCGGCGGGTCCTCGCCCTCGTCCGGCAGGATGAGGCGCGTGAACGGCACCCCGGATCCGTAGGTAAACGCTCCCCCCAGACGTACGCCGTTCCCCACGTTGGCAAAGAGCATCGCGTCGAGCGCGTGCCGCACGTCGGCCGGAGCCGGGAACTCGAAGCGAGCGGTGTCCGGTTCGAACACCTCGGCCCGCATGGTGGAGAAGCCGAGCGTGTAGCCCAGCGAGCCGGACCATCGCTCGTTCTGCTGCCGGAGCAGCAGCTCGAAGCCGTAGGCGTCGTTGCTGGCCTGCACCGAGGGGTCCCGGTCGGGCACCACCCGTCCGCTGTCCGGGTTCGGCACCTCCACCCCTGCGGCCCAGCGACGATAGGCGTTGACGCCCACGATCCAGTTACCATGGAGCCACCGCTCCACTCCGGCACTCACTACGTCCGAGCGGACGGCCGCGTACCCCGCCGTCTGGGCCAGGACCCAGAGGTGCGTCAGGTGCAGCTGTGGCCCGAGCGGCCCCGCCACGGGAGCGATGTCCTGCGTGTATTGCCACGTTCGGGACCAGCCCGCCGAGAGCTGCGTACTCGCGCCTACCTCCAGGCTCGTCGCCAGCCGCGGCCCCAGCCGCACATCCCCTCCGTTCAGGACCGGGTCGCCGGATTCGACCCGCAGACCCGTCTCCAACGCCAGCGGACCAAACGCCAGGCGTTTCTCCGCCCACAACGCTCGATAGCGGAGGCTACTGCCCAGGGTCAGGTTGTTGACCGGCGTGCTGTCCCGCGGTAGCACCACCGCCAGATCGCCCAGGAGCGAGAAGGGGCCCTCGTAACCCACCGTGTCGCGGACGACTTCGAAGCCTACCACCCACCCCGGCGACTCCCCCCGTGGCGAGAGCTCCGCGCGCAGAGTCCGATGACGGATGGTGCTCTCCAGGGGTGGCAGGGTCGGCTCGTCCCCACGCAGTCTGACACGCTCATCGCGGAGGATCGAGGCGCGGAAGCGCGTCTGGCCGATGCTCAGGCCCAGCCTCAGCGGTCCGAGCGGCACCCCAACCGTCGCACGACCCGATTGGTTCCCCCACCGTCCGCGGTTCGCCTGGAGGATTCCGGGGATTCCGCCGCGCAGATGGTCGCGCTCGACGATCCCCGTGGCCGCGTAATCGAATCCTCCCAGCTTCCCATCGACCCTGGCGACGACGTCGGAGAAGTCGTACGGGATGTAGAGGTCCTCCTGCGCGGTGGCGGCGCCGGCCATGCGGGTGAGCAGGTCGACGTAGGTTCGCCGGCCAGCCACCATCCAGTTCAAAGCCCCATCGGGCGCGGCCCCGCTCAACGCGAGACGGGCGCTGGCCAGGGACAACTCCCCGCGCCCCTGCACCCCTTCTTCCAATTCGTCTGCCCCGCTCCGGGCGTGCAGGTCGAGCACCGCCGCCGCTCCCTCCCCGAACCGGGCGGGGCGCGGCCCGGGGTAGAACACCGCCTCGCCGAGCGCGTCCGGGTTGACCGCGGAGAAGAGCCACCCGGCATGGGTCGGATTGTAGAGCGGCATCCCGTCCAGGAAGACGCGCGTCTGGTCCCAGGATGCTCCGCGCGTCCACAGCGTGGCGGTGAAGTCGTCCCGCGTGGTCACGCCCGGGGTGCGCTGTAGCGCCCGAAAGAGATCGGTCTCCGCGAGGGTCACCGCCTCGACGAGCTCATCCTGCGTCAGCGATCGAATATCGAGAACGAGATGCTCCGGACCGCGTAGCGGCGAGAGGAGGAGGCGCCCCGAGCCTGCCGAATCGATGATGGCGGTCTTACGCAGGAAGGGGGGTGTACCTCGGGAGCGCACCTCGAGCGGCGCGAGCTTGACGGGTTCGACCTCCAGCCCGGCGGAAATCCGGGTGAGCGCTTCACCGCGCAACTCCACCTGGATGTGAGCGGGTAGGTACCCCAGCCGGCTGATCCGCAGCTGATACGATCCGGCCGGGACCGCCGGAAAGCGATACTCCCCCGCGGAATCCGCGGCAGTCGCCCAGCCCGCCCGCCCGGCCCCGCCATCCTCGACCGGGCGGAGGCGCACGACGGCCCCCGGTAAAGGCTGCAACGTCGCAGCGTCGACCACTCGCCCCGCAATCGCTCCCGTCTCCTGCGCCCCAGCGTACGCCGCCGCCGTGGCAGCCGACAACACGCTGGCGCCGACCAGAAAGAGGGCGCGGAAGAGCAGCCGAACCCCGCGAAGGCGGCACGCCCGGACACCCGGCGCGGAGCACCTCTTCCGCCGGTGTCGACTGTCAGGATAACGAGCCGCTTCGCGGGGTTCTGACATGCGGCGTGGGGCCGGTCAGCCGCCCCAGACGTTGTTCGCTCGGTTCACGTCCGGAAACGCGTTCTCCGCGTCGATCTCGACGCGGGTGGCCGCGCCCGGCACCGTCAACGAAACCGTATCCGCCCCTCCGAACCACCGCTCTACCGGGATCTCTCTCTCCACCACCGACCCGTCATCGAGCTGGATGGTGAGCCGGGTGGGCATCGGGATCTCGCCGAGCGAGCGCACCACGATCTCCGTACTGTCCGAGCTCTGCGCTACCGAATCCACCGCCTGGTCCAGCACACCCGTGCCGTAATACCAGCTCTTCCAGAACCAGTCCAGGTCACGCCCGGAGACGTCCTCGAAGGTGTTCCACATATCCCACGGGTACGGGTGCTTGAAGCGCCAGCGCTGGAGGTACTCGCGGTAGGCGCGGAGGAAGACCTCCTCACCCAACACCTCGCGTAGCGTGGCGAGCACCGTGGCCGGCTTGGCGTAGGTCGCGACCCCGTACGCCGGACCGGGATAATGATAGTCCGAGCGACGCATGATCTCGCCTTCCAGCTCCGCGCGCGCGACATCCAGGTAACTGGTGCGGTCGTCCAGCTCAGGGGCTTCGGCGCCGCGGTCCTTGCGTGCCTGACTCTCGTTGAAGTTCGTGGTACCCTCGTCCATCCAGGCGCGCCGGCGCTCGTCGTTGGACACGATCATCGGCACCCACATGTGCGCGATCTCGTGCGCCGCCACGTTGTAGAGGGCCTCGGGACCCGCCGTGGTGTACTCGCCGATCAGCGTGATCATGGGGAATTCCATCCCGCCGCCGATGATCCCCCCGCCCTCCACCACGCTCATCTGCGGCCACGGATACTCGATCCCCGTGAACTCGGAAAGAAAGCTCACCGAGTGCTGTGCATACTCGGCCATCTCCACCCAGAGCGGGGCGGTCTGGCGATAGATCGCGTCAACACGCGCGTAATCCGTCTGCCCATCTCCGTCGCGATCACCGACCGGAGCTCGTGCCGCATCCCATACTGACTCACGAGTGAGGCTGTACGCCACATCCCGCACCGAATCCGCTTCGAACACCCAGCGCTGTACACCCGAGCTCTGGCGCGTGACTTGACCCAGGTCCTCTGCCGTGACCACGTGAACGACGGTGTCGCTCTGCTCGGCAATCCGCAGGCGTTCCAGCACCTCGGGCGCAAGCACCTCCTCCGCATTGGTGAGCCGGCCGGTCCCCATCACCAGCCACCCGGCGGGCGCCTCGATGGTCACGCGATAATTGCCGAACCCCGCGTAGAACTCGGCGGTGCCGAGGAACTGGTCGGGATGCCAGCCCACCACGTCGTCCAGCACCGCCATCTGGGGATAGAAATAACCCAGGTGGATAAGGTTGCCCCGACTGTGGCCCATCCGCCCGCCGGCCCCCTGCTGCGGGATGCGTAGTGCCCACTCGAACCCGAGCTCTACTGTCGAATTCGGAGCGACCGGCTGCGGCGGAACGATGAGCAGCTTGGTACCATCCACCTGGTAGCCGGAGATGCCCTGCCCCTCCGCTTCGCTGAGCTCCTGCCCGTTCACGGCAACGCGGCGAAGCTGGACTCCGCCGGTCACCTCCACCGGCTCCAATCGCATGGCGCCGGGTGCATGGAAGTTCTGCGTGAGATCGACCACCAGGCCGTTGAGCCCGTGGGGCGAGTTGTTGTAGTAGCGGACGGTCGAGCTACCCTCGAGAAACTGGGAGTCCGGGTGCACCCGCAGCTCGATCGTATACTCGGCGTAATTCTGCCAGTAGTTTGGCCCCGGTCGCCCGGTGTCGGTTCTCGTCCCCGCGGCGATCGCCCCACGAAAAGCGGGCGGGGGCACCACCTCGGGGGCTTTTGCCGCGGCTACCGCGCGGCCTTCGTCGACCGGGGTGGGAACAGAGGGAGCACCCGAGCGCGAGGCAGGGGCGCAGGCAAGCAGAATGGCGAGTGGTACGACGGACCAGCGGTACATGCGCTCGTCTCCTCTGACTGCTGGTTGATGGACCTCCCTGGTGAGGCAGGCGGAGGCGTAATGGAGCGTCCCGACCATCCGTGAGGGCGGACGGTCGGGACGCCTGCTCAGGATGATTTCGCCCGAGCTTCTCCAGCGCGCAAGGAGGGTGCCCTGCTCAGGGGGCAGTCGTCACGGGCAGTACCTCCCCGTCCAGATCGTCGGGCGCGGCAATGCCGGCAACAGCGGCGAGCGTGGGCGCCACGTCGACCGTTCGTACCAGCTCGCTACGTCTGCCCGTCTGGATTCCCGCGCCGAGGAAGATCACGGGAACGTTGCGATCGTAGAACCAGGGCGTCCCGTGCCCGCTCCCGGTGCGGGCCGTCGACATGTAAGTGCCGGGAGGTCCGATCGCGATCCAGCCACGCCGCGCGAGATCGGGTTTCATGCGCTCCGGGTGGAATGAGTTCCGCAGCAGCCTCGCGACGGAGTCGCGGGGCTCACCGGAGGCGAGCTCGTCGCGCGTGTACACGTCGTGGAGGAACGGCAGCTCGCGGAGCGCCTGCGCCTGCGCGGCCGCCTCTTCTCCCGGCGCGGCCTTCGCCAGTGCAGCCTCGGCCACGCGCAGCATCTCCTCGCGCTCCCCACGCGTCAGGCGCTTCCCAGGTTCACCGTGCTCCGCGCGCCACTCGGGCATCGTCAACGCTCCGTGGTCGGCGGAAAGCGCGGCTACCCACCTTCCCTCCCCTATCTCCTCGTCGAGGAAGTCGAAGAGGTCGCCGAGCACCCGGTCGAGGTGCAGCAGGTTTTCGAGCTGCTCCTGGCTCAGGGGGCCGTTATCGTGGCCGATCCGGTCCGTCTGGGAGAAGCCCAGCGCCAGATAATCGGTGATCTCGTCGTCCCCGAGACCCGCCTCGCGAACCGCCACCTTGGCGAACTCGAGGGTCGCCCGATCCGGGTAGGGTGTGCCCGCCACCCAGTCAGCGAACGACTCGCCCCTTTCGCCTCCCTCGACGTCGTAGCGGTGCGGGAAGTAGGTGTGAACGCCGTCGCCCTCGTAGGGGGCCGTGTCAGGCCGGGCGAGGGCACGGGCTTCCGGCGATGCAGTGGCGTCCCAGACCGAATCGAGCAGCGTCGGCAGCACCTCTGCGTTGAAGCGGTCCACCCATTCGGGATATGCATCCCGGTAGTAGGACGAGGTCACGAAGCGCGCCTTACCCGCCTCGTACCAGTAGATCTCTCCCCTGGCGTGCGCCGCCAGCAACACCGCCACCCGATCCTTCCCTGCCACGGAGACGACCTTGGCCTCCGGGTTCGCCTCCACAATCCATTCCGCGAGCCCGCTACGCAGCAGGTTCAGTGGAGATCGACCCTCCATCTCCGGAAACCCCAGGATCGGAGAGGTCGTGTCAGCGACCGTGTACACGTTGACCCACTCCTCGCCAACCCGTTGCAGCCAGTCGTTGGCGACGATCCCGGTACGCGCCGGCACGGTGCCGGTGGAGAGAGTAGCGTGGCCCGCTGCCGTCTCCGAGATGCCGTGGTCGTGGACTCCCTCGAAATAGGCACCCTGGTCGATGAGGCGCCTGAATCCGCCGGTGTAGAAAGCATCGTAGCGGCTCACGAGGTCGGCCCGGAGCTGATCAATGGAGATGAGCACGACAACTGCCGGATCGGCTGGCGGATTCGAGGCCGCCGACGTGCACGCGGCCATCCAGCCGCAAGCCAGGAACGGGGCGACCCACCGACTGCGCAGGCTCACAGCGCCTCCTCTGACGGGATGTTGAACGATGGTCTGGACATGGGAACCAGGCGAGCGGAGTGTCAAGTTCCGGTGAAAGACCGGCGCCCGGAGAGTATCGGGGACCGACGACGCAAACCCGCAGCGGCAGCATCCGCCTCTCTCGCTACGGCGTGAGGATCAGCAGATGCGTGCCGGTAGCCCCTTCACGCAGAACGACTTCCCTCCAGCCGACCTCCAGGTAGTGCTGCCGGAGCCGCTCCAGGGCGCCCGGACTGAGGTGCTGGTGGATGCCGTACACGAACGTCTCGCCCGGCGGATGTCGCTCGAGGGCGCGGTCGATCACCCCCGCGAGTCCATCCGCCAGCCGGACATCGTCGGGGCTCGGAGTCGCTCGTGATCTTTCTGCCGACACGGACTGTGATACGTTCGAAGGGAAGCGCCGCGGCGGGGCGCGGGAGGAAAATAGTGCCCCGCGAGAGATTGTGCATCCTCTCGCGGGGCGGCCGGGTCAGGAACAGGGTCAGTGAGCGGACTCGGCACGGCGCCGGTCCGGCAGCATGGCTGGCACCAGCTGCCCTTCCAGGGACTCCTCCACCGCATGGCGGGCGCCGCGCGCCACATGGCGAGCCGACGTCACCGTGGCCTCTCTCGGGTGGGTGAGCGGGGGCGCCTCCTCTTCACGAAGACCTCCCGCCGTCCGGACGCCCACACCCTTGTCATACACCATCTGGCCGCCGAGATAGGCGCTGTAGATCATCGCCACGATCCCCATCGCCCCCACAGCGAGGTAGGCCGGATGGGGCTTGCGCTGTCCTACCCGCTTGATGGCCATCGCTGCGGCGGCGCCGATCAGACCCAGGTTCAGGGTACGGTGAGTGGCCAGCATTGCCGCACCCTCCTCGTCCGTCTGGACGGCTTCCTGCGCAATCAGCCCGAGCACTCCCGCAAAGGCCGCCGAGACCGCTGCCACCGGCATGGTGAGCCGGCCCACCTCGAGCAACCCCCTGTTCCTGGTGAGCAGACCCAGCGTGTCCGCAGCGATGGAGACCGGCAGTAGCGCGATCGGGTAGTGCACTGCCGCGGGGTGCAGCTCCTGAATTCGCATGGCCATGGAGAACCTCCGGGTAAGCGTAGTATCGAGCCCGAGGTCTCCAGGAATGCAAGCTTGGCACCCGCGCTCCGCCTATCAGCTCCGCAACACCCCCGCTCGCCGCAGCGCCTCTATCACCTGCTCGATCGACTGCCGCACGGACTGAGCGGTGGTGTCAAGGCGCAGCTCGGGCTCCTCCGGCTCCTCATAGGGGCTGCTCACGCCTGTGAAGTCCCGGATCTCACCCGCCAGCGCCCTGCGGTACAGGCCCTTGGGGTCGCGCTTGCGGCAGGTCTCCAGGTCGGCGGCCACGTGAACCTCGATGAACCGGCCTTCCGGGAAGAGAGCGCGGATTCGCTCCCGGTCCTCTCGGAAGGGCGAAACGAAGGTGCAGAGCACGATATCGCCCGACTCGAAGAAGAGCCGCGCCGTCTCTCCCACCCGGCGCAGATTCTCCCGCCGGTCCGCGTCCGAGAAGCCGAGATCGCCGCAGAGGCCGTGTCGCACCTGGTCTCCGTCCAGGAGCATCGTCTGGTGCCCTTGGGCGAAAAGCTCCTTCTCCACGCCGCGAGCGATCGTGCTCTTGCCGGACCCGGAGAGGCCGGTGAACCAGACCACCGCCGCGCCGTGACCGTTCCTCGCCTCACGCTCCTCGCGCGGAATGTTCCAGGACTGCCAGACCACATCCGGTGAAACGGCCCGGATCGCAGGCCTCTCCGCTGGCTGCGGCGCCTCCTTCACCTCGCCGCGGATCATCCCGCCCGCCACCGTGACGTTGGTGTGCGGATCGATCAGGATGAAGCTACCCGTCTGGCGGTTGCGCTCGTAAGGGTCGAAGAAGAGCGGCAGGCTGGTGGTGATCTCCACCCGACCGATGTCGTTCAGGCCGAAGGTCGGCACCTTCTCGCGGTGCAGCGTATCGACGTCGATGCGGTAGACGATATCGCTCACGAACGCCTGCGCCTGCCGCGTGGTGTGCATCAACACATACGGAATGTTCCGGTCGAGCGGCTTCTCGTTCATCCAGCAGATGATCGCCTCGAACCGGTTGGCAATGGAGGGGACGTTCTTCTTCCGTACGATCATGTCCCCGCGGCTGACGTCGATCTCGTCCTCGAGGGTGATCACAACCGACTCACCCGCGGCGGCCTCGTCCAGGATACCGTCGGCCGACTGCACGCTGGCGATGCGGCTGCCGTGGCCGCTCGGCAGGACCACGATCTCCTCGCCGGGCTGCACCGTCCCCGAGGCGATCCGCCCGGCGAACCCGCGGAAGTCCTGGTGCGGCCGGATCACGTACTGCACCGGGAAGCGGAAATCCACCAGGTTGCGGGTCACGCCGACATTCACCGTCTCCAGGTGGTGGAGGAGCGTGCTGCCGTCGTACCATGGCATGTTTTCGCTCTTCTCCACCACGTTGT belongs to Longimicrobiaceae bacterium and includes:
- a CDS encoding zf-HC2 domain-containing protein, whose product is MTATRRSRHPSLGDLVRRLDGELDEATSERMERHLLGCPGCRARLAEVEGHSREVTRYLRSLRTATPPSAVERARARSALRAAETRHQSAVRARRTWAVAAAISGVMVITLSVDAVRARVVGVLPFDLGVGRAAPAAVPVLPPAVIGPGGSVVSFPASGETFRLSLQSRQVAGQLLIQVLPLDRATAQITNGNGESLMVLPGGMLIENAEESRASYRLTLPPTIRRMDVSIGTERTQSVTVPAAADDWRVVLPLNE
- a CDS encoding sigma-70 family RNA polymerase sigma factor gives rise to the protein MNVESIFEAQYDGLYRYLANLTGDPDLAADVAQECFIRLVERRPAEHQLRAWLFRVATNLVRDDSRVSRRRRELLDESAELLVATSHPPDPERALELAERRALVHRALDALSLRDRTLLLMREEGFTHREIAEAVGTTTKSVGSMIARALNKLARELSRSEVDL
- a CDS encoding M42 family metallopeptidase: MIDTEPSSFLARLLDAPGPSGFELPAARVWRTEAETVADRLEVDLSGNSIAILNPEGSPRVMLAGHVDEIGLIVTHIDSDGFLYFDGIGGWDSQVLVGQRVRLQGQNGEVPGVIGKKPIHLMKADERDKVSKITDLWIDVGASNREAAAALGLRVGDPAVLDARMLRVGEDRIVSRAIDNRIGAFVVLEALRLLAGRDPRPGACVAAVATTQEEIGYHGGGARTSAHRFRPEIALVVDVTFATDSPQMDKNQVGEHKLGGGPVLGRGSAIHPLVFERLAEVARSASIPHTIQANARATHTDADAIHLSRDGVATGVVSVPNRYMHSPNEMVSLADLEAAARLLAEFVISLDAGSDFIPR
- a CDS encoding RNA polymerase sigma factor RpoD/SigA: MFFSSRALDSFDQYLHDVEKYPLIDDPEEERRLARKARAGDKAAAERLVTANLRFVISYVKKYQGRGLGLAELVCIGNEGLLKAVKKFDPEKGVKFISYAVWWIRQTVLQALAEQTRSVRIPLNQNSNLVRLSRTETALTQTLGRTPTDQEIADEMAEPVETIRALRRVAASELSLDAPLDRGDRDSSSFGERFAGSEAEEIEEEVEFQARREFLEKMFEKYLTERERKILYLYYGLDEGEERTLEEIGMLLGVTRERIRQIRNRAFEKLRESPDGAALEGFWAVS
- a CDS encoding SRPBCC family protein, which translates into the protein MHTIDEIDVQGTVEACFRAGADVERWPEILPHYRWVRFHEKRGFGTGRVEMAARRDFGPLRYPVWWVSEMNVDEARPAVRYRHVAGVTTGMDVEWTFHALAGGRTRIRIVHDWAEGPQWPLPRFVRRMIADAIIGPVFIHHIAGRTLNGIRRQVEKSREQERVA
- the fabF gene encoding beta-ketoacyl-ACP synthase II, yielding MIAPHRAGIHDEGGDQTGAARRVVVTGIGCVTPIGSGPEGLWEGLRRRRSAVRKIDRFDPSPFRSHIAAQIDDFDPLDYMERSRARRLDRFAQLAVASSRMALQDAGLDPTELRGERVAVQMGSALGGMSFGEDQLLRFHRDGVKAVETMLALTVFCGSASCNVAIEFGFTGPNSTNAMSCASGAIAIGEAWRYVRDGSADLALAGGIEAPLAPLCYGAFAIIRAMSTRNDDPERASRPFDAERDGFVMGEGAAVLLLEERSHALARGARIYAELLGYGNTNDAHHMTAPRPDGREAARAMRLALTAAGVQPHQIDYVNAHASSTPLNDPTESHVIREVLGEQTDRAAVSGTKGYYGHALGASGAIEAAITALAIQRSWIPPTLNLESPDPACDLPHVTGEGQTREIRYAISNSFGFGGINASLVLGKS